The Trinickia acidisoli genome includes a window with the following:
- a CDS encoding CoA-acylating methylmalonate-semialdehyde dehydrogenase: MSEADRSGVREVTHFIGGRTVAGTSGRFGDVFNPAEGRVAAHVPLAGTDEVAAAVAAAKAAFPAWAETAPLKRARVMFKFKQLLDTHHDELAELITREHGKVFSDAKGEVMRGIEVVEFACGIPNLLKTDYTDQIGGGIDNWNLRQPLGVVAGITPFNFPMMVPCWMFPIAIACGNTFVLKPSERDPSVTVRLAELLEEAGLPDGVFNVVHGDKQAVDALIEHHDVAALSFVGSTPIAEYIHSEASKRGKRVQALGGAKNHLVVMPDADLDQAVDALIGAAYGSAGERCMAISVAVAVGHIADELVERLVPRVKALKIKDGMQADAEMGPLVTGVHRDKVIGYIGAGVDEGATLVVDGRAHEVSGQDAGFFLGGTLFDHVKTNMRIYREEIFGPVLAIVRVPDFASAVALINAHEFANGVSCYTTDGGVARAFARQIQVGMVGINVPIPVPMAWHSFGGWKRSLFGDHHAYGEEGVRFYTRYKSVMQRWPDSIAKGAEFTMPVAK; encoded by the coding sequence GCTGAAGGCCGTGTCGCGGCGCACGTGCCGCTGGCCGGCACGGATGAAGTCGCTGCCGCCGTGGCTGCGGCCAAGGCCGCGTTCCCGGCATGGGCCGAGACGGCCCCGCTCAAGCGGGCTCGGGTCATGTTCAAGTTCAAGCAGTTGCTCGATACGCATCATGACGAACTCGCCGAACTCATTACGCGCGAGCACGGCAAGGTGTTCTCGGATGCGAAAGGCGAGGTGATGCGCGGCATCGAAGTCGTCGAATTCGCTTGCGGCATTCCGAACCTGCTCAAGACCGACTACACGGATCAAATCGGCGGCGGCATCGACAACTGGAACTTGCGTCAGCCGCTCGGCGTTGTCGCCGGCATCACGCCGTTCAATTTTCCGATGATGGTGCCGTGCTGGATGTTCCCGATCGCGATCGCCTGCGGCAACACGTTCGTGCTCAAGCCTTCGGAGCGCGATCCGTCCGTCACCGTGCGCCTGGCCGAGTTGCTCGAGGAAGCGGGGTTGCCCGACGGCGTTTTCAACGTCGTGCACGGCGACAAGCAGGCCGTGGATGCGCTCATCGAGCATCATGACGTCGCGGCGCTCTCGTTCGTCGGTTCGACGCCGATCGCCGAGTACATCCATAGCGAGGCATCCAAGCGCGGCAAGCGCGTGCAGGCACTCGGCGGCGCCAAGAATCACCTCGTCGTCATGCCCGACGCCGATCTCGACCAAGCCGTCGATGCATTGATCGGGGCGGCCTATGGGTCGGCCGGCGAGCGCTGCATGGCGATCTCGGTCGCGGTGGCCGTCGGCCATATCGCCGATGAACTCGTCGAGCGGCTCGTGCCGCGCGTGAAGGCCTTGAAGATCAAGGACGGCATGCAAGCCGATGCCGAGATGGGTCCGCTCGTGACGGGGGTGCATCGCGACAAGGTGATCGGCTATATCGGAGCCGGCGTGGACGAAGGCGCCACGCTCGTCGTCGATGGCCGCGCTCATGAGGTGTCCGGTCAGGACGCGGGCTTCTTCCTCGGCGGCACGCTGTTCGATCACGTGAAGACGAACATGCGGATCTATCGCGAGGAGATTTTCGGTCCGGTGCTCGCCATCGTGCGCGTGCCCGACTTCGCAAGCGCGGTCGCGCTGATCAACGCGCACGAGTTTGCCAACGGTGTGTCGTGCTACACGACCGACGGCGGCGTGGCGCGCGCGTTCGCGCGTCAGATCCAGGTGGGCATGGTCGGCATCAACGTGCCGATCCCGGTGCCGATGGCATGGCATTCGTTCGGCGGCTGGAAGCGCTCGCTGTTCGGCGATCATCACGCCTACGGCGAGGAGGGCGTGCGCTTTTACACGCGCTACAAGAGCGTGATGCAGCGCTGGCCCGACAGCATCGCGAAGGGTGCCGAATTCACGATGCCGGTCGCGAAGTAA